In the Endozoicomonas sp. SCSIO W0465 genome, TCTTGATAAATGGTTCGATTGTCGCCTTCTTAACGTTCGACAGCATGTTGATAATGACCTGACCCCCTTTGAATCATTCCCAATACCGGCGGTTTGTCTTTTTCAAGAGTCCCACGGCCCGGAGCGCCTTTAAGCCTTCTTTTTTCTCGGTGGACGATCCAGATTTTTTTTAATGCTTCAGGGTGTCCCTTGTGACCAGCTACAATGTAGACTCGTCGAATTCAACTCGCCATCAAGAATCACTTCAGGCTTTCGGTCAACAACACCATTTCGTAAGACTGTGGTCATATGGTGTGCATCACTGACACACAGATCAAGTTCCTGAGCTATCTGGCTGTTGGAGACGTTCAGCCCCATTAAATAGAGACAGGCAATCCAGACTTTGAGTGGTCGGTGGTGTCCTGCGAAAACCGTATTTGTCAGGTCATCGAAGTAGCGCTTACAGGACTTACAGTAATAGTGCTGGCACTCTACCTGCACATTGTCGTGTCCATTCTTTTTGACATTCTCAGAATCACAGTGCGGACAGAGAACAGTGCCATCTGGCCAGCGGTTCTCACGGGATCATCTCAAAGCAGGTGTCATTACTGATGAGATCTGAGATTCGGCCTATATTCATGGTCAATGCTGGCGATGGCTAATTATATCCACCAAGGATAGTTCAGCAGTTCGGAATTCGAAAAGAGCCACAATGATATTTATCTTGGTAGCCATTGGATCCTGATCGAGCATCCCAATGATCAGTATATCTCGGTACTTTTATTCAATACCGACAGCCAGACCGATGAGCGCCTCGATGCCAGAGACCGGATCGAGAGCTATGTGGTTCCGGGTATCCGGGCATCATAGGAACTGTTGGGCGATCAGTTGGAAGGGCAGCGAACCATTGTCGGCTATCAGCGGGAGGAATGATCGGTCCCTGAAATTGGCGAGGTCTATAAGCTCACGACACCAAATGGTTTAACGACCCAGTTTATTCGCATTACCGCAGGCAGTCTGCTCCATAAAAGCGGCACCAATAGTTACCTTCGATTATTTACTTTCCAGTCAACCAGAGAGGCGGAGAAGGGAGAGGATAAATGGATATTGATTTAAGCTCGCTATTCCTGGCTTCATCCGATCCTCTTATAAAAGTGCTAGCTTGCTTACCAGCAATTTTGGCTTGTTCTTTGTCACCGGTATTCTTGAGAATTTTATAGTAAGCCTTTTGGTAAGCCTTCTGGTAATCCTTCCCTTTCTTGGATTCACGGTAAGCCTTTTGGTAAGCCTTTTGGTAAGCCTTACGTTTCTCGGACTGTTCGTAAGCCTTCCGGGAAGTCTTCCCTTTCTCGGATTTACGGTAAGCTTTTTGGTAAGCCTTCTGGGAAGTCTTCCCTTTCTCGGATTTACGGTAAGCCTCCCGGGTAGCCTTCCCTTTATCGGATTCAAGGTAAGCCTTCCGGGTAGCCTTCCCTTTCTCGGATTCACGGTAAGCCTTTTGGTAAGCCTTTTGGTAAGCCTTACGCTTCTCGGACTGTTCGTAAGCCTTCCCTTTCTCAGGTTCAAGGTAAGCCTTTTGGGAGGCCTTATCAAGAGAGATAGTTAGAAATTCACCAGAAACGGAAGCAGAAAAATTAAAATCAAACTCATTTTTAGAAGATGTATTTTGTTGAAGCTGTTCACTATGGAGTTGTGGAATAATCATTGCAATCGGTGCTTCAGGCCTGGAAAATGTTGCAATTCGATTTTGATCAGGAATAGGTACAAGTTGATGAAGGTTGTTATCAATAACTGATGAGATTTTCGGGGTTGATTGCCCCATACCTGAAAAAATATTTCCAGCAGTGTCTTTTAATGTTGAATCAAGTGGAGGGTGATTAATATTAACAGAGTGTGACTGCGAGTCAGCTTCAAGGGCCATATCCCAAACGTGATCGATTATTAATCCTGATTGACTGGTATAAAGAGTATTTTCGTCGCTTTGTTGTTGCGCCTTGGTTCTATCTGATAGGCCTAACGGCTCACTTTGCTCATGTTCTTGAGGATAAATAACCCTCACCAGTGCTTTTGGAAAACGGTAATCGCTGAATGGGTTATGGAAGCTTTCGCTACTTTCACTATATGTATTCAAGATGTTTAAATAATTGTTTGGTGTAGTTTGTTGAACTTCCAGCCCGAATACTACGCTATTGTGCTGCGGACAGCCATTCAAAACTGAACCACTGCTTGACATGGGAGGTTCATACGCCTTATGAACATCAGGATACAGAGATTGTGAGTTAAAATATGGGACGGCCATTGAATTATTGAATAATTGAATTATAGCTAGGACCACACCTTTTTATAAAAGTTCCCCCCCCCCTTTCGAAATTCATTCTTCATTTATTTATGTCAACCACGCATAAGGGCTTGCTATAGCGATTACGAACGACGACGTTAAGGAGCTGTCCTGAAATAATATCCACATTTCTGAATATCAAAACTACGTTCGTCCTGAGGCCAGTCGAAGAGTCTCACGAATGAAACTGTAGCGACTGTTTTGTAACACCAGTCTGTGAGTGTTTTCAGGGTCCACCTGAAAAGTGGTGAGGGCGTTCCTGTGATCAAGAACCCGGTTTATAACCCCTGCAACTGCCTCGCTAATCACTCGACAAAGGGGGGGCGGCCACCTGTACGGCGATACACTATATGCGCAAACGTTTCAGTAAAAAATGGCCATAAATCGGGTGAAGACAAGAAAAAGGAGAAGTGTTTAAAGCACAAAATGTCCAAACGGACATTTTTAGGAGGCTCTTTTCGGGTTACAGACTGCTCTGCAATGAAAATTGGCCAAAGGCCTTGATATACAATGCCTTCAGGAAACTGCTGGCTAAATATTGCCAAGCCCTGCCACAGGAGGATTCCAGCCTGATTTATGAAATCAGCAGTCTGCAATACGAAAAGAGCCTTTTAGGATTATGGGTAGGTTTTGCAGAAATACTATTTGGTCGGAGCGAGAGGATTTGAACCTCCGACCCCCACAACCCCATTGTGGTGCGCTACCAGGCTGCGCTACGCTCCGACGCATAGAAAGGATAAAAAGGCGATTTTTGTCCCTTCAGGCGATGTGTATATTACCTTAACTCACTCTATTTGCAAGCACTCGCGCATTGCTTTGGGTGAAAGTCTCATATTGATCACACCCACAGGCCTTGAGCTACAGCAAACAGACGTAACACCAAATTTTTCAAACTGAATGGAGAGCAGCCAAACACAGCTATGATTCTAACAGCAAACAAAGAGTCAACTGTGAGAGGCCGCTCCGATGGAAGTATGTCAGCCACTAACCAAAGTCGCCAATGATTCCTGTCCTGCTATTGACCAACTGCAGCAAAAACTGACCCTCCTTCGTCAGTCCAATAATCCAATCCAGCATTTTGAGGATCATGAAAACGAGATTCACTCCCTCTTTATTCAGGCGGAGCGAGAAATACTGGCAGAAGAACTGCAAAAATTAGACATCAATAAAGCTCTATCGAAGTGAATGGGGTCGTGTATCACCAGGCATTACGCAGCTATCAAACCTACCAGTCAGCAGCAGGACCTGTCCGGGTATTGCGCAGCCTCTACCGCAATGCCGGGGATAAGTGCATTGTCCCTTTAGAGCTCAAGGCTGGCGTTGTAGAAGGCTACTGGTTACCAAAGGCTGCGAAGCAAGCAGCATGGATGGTTGCCCAGTTGCCGCCCGCGGACGTAAAAAGCTTACTCGATCTAATGGGGAATATGTCACCCTCAACCAGCTCTCTGGCACGTCTTCCCAAAAAACTCAACGAACAATGGGAGCAGCACCTTGACCCTTTCGAGACCCTTCTCGCGGAGAATCTCACAGTACCGCCTGACGCGGTGACGGTAGCTGCTTCCCTTGACGGTGTGATGCTACCAATGAAAGACGGCAAGCGTCAGGAGAAACGTGAAAAGAGTGTTGCTGATGGCAAACGTACCCGAGGGCCAGCAGGTTGTCAGGAGGCCAGTTGTGGAACACTGTCGTTTTACGATGACCAGGGAGATCGCCTCTCTACGATCAGGATGGGACGAATGCCTGAAAGCAAGAAAGCGACATTGAAAAAATCCCTTTCAAACCTTCTGGATAAGGTGCTTCAGCAAAAGCCAAATCTGACTCTGGTCAAAGTGGCAGATGGAGCCCGGGACAATTGGACATACTTCACCAAAGAGCTACCGGAGGGAGAAGAAATTGTTGATTATTACCATGCGGCAGAACACCTGAAGAAGGCATTTGACCTGGCTTACGGTGAAAATAGCGCGAAGTCCAAAGAGAAATTCAGCACCTACCGACATATCCTGAAGGAGGAGCCGGGTGGGGTTGAAAAAATAATCAAGGCACTGGCTTACCAGCATAGCAAGCATCCCCGCCGATCGAAATTAAAGACAGAGTTAAAGTACTTCAGAAAAAACCGGTTACGGATGAATTATGCAGAACACCTGTCGCGCAACCTGCCCATAGGCTCAGGGGTCATTGAGGCGTCCTGTAAAACGCTGGTTACACAGCGAATGAAGTGTTCGGGAATGCGTTGGCGGTGTCCCGGGGGGCAAGGCATTCTGACACTCAGGTCACTAATTCAAAGTGGTTGGTTCGACTGTGGCTGGATGCTGCTGTCGGTAACGTACCGGGCCAAGGTAAATATGGTCAGTGATAATGTGATTCCATTTTCATCAGGGAAGGGTGATCTTGAACGTTAGTACTCATCAATATGAGACTTTCACCCATTGCTTTTGCTGATTTCTCTGACGAAAACGGTTAGATGCTAAATGGGCTTTTTTTCTTGCTACAGAACATTTACTGTCTATCCGTTTGTATAGCATAAAGTGGTTTTAACTTTTTCTGCTTTGGAGAGAAGAAATGCGTCGGATGCGAAACTGGCTGTTTGTAGGCACCACTCTTTTTTTGACGACTCTGGCGTATGGTGCTGCGACAGAGTCACCCGAAGCTGCCAATAAGAAGATGGATGCATTGAAGGTGGTTTTGGAAACGAATAAAGGGGATATTGTTTTGATGCTGACGCCCGAAGAGGCTCCTGTCACCGTCAATAACTTTATCGAATATGTTGAAAGTGGTTTCTACAATGGTCTGGTATTCCACCGGGTGATTAATAACTTCATGATCCAGGGCGGTGGCTTTACCGCAGATATGAGCCAGCGGGCAACCCGTGCTCCCATTAAAAACGAGTCGCTGCTGAATCAACGTCTGGAAAACCGTCGTGGCTCCATTGCCATGGCCAGAACCCAAATCGTTGACAGTGCCACTTCCCAGTTTTTCATCAACCTCAAAGACAATGAATTCCTCAATGGCAAGCCTTATAAGGCAGGCTATGCGGTTTTTGGCCATGTTGTTAAAGGAATGGAGGTGGTAGACACTATTGCCGGAGTGAAGACGGGTTATCGCGGCCCACACGGTGATGTACCGGTTGACTCGGTGATTATCAATAAAGCGTATGTAGTGAAAGAGGGTGAGTCGTCTGCTAAAACTGAACCTGTGGCTTCCTGATAGCCATGAGTCAACAGACCATTTCTTCCACTGGTGAACTGGTTCGATCACTAAAATCAGCCGCCAGGCTGTCTGGTCATCGGCGTTTGCTGGTATGTGCAGGCAGTGCTGACTGGTGTGAGACTCAAGTGGTTGAAATGGTACATGCCCTGACAGGGGAGTCTGTGCTGCTGATTGGAGAAGATTTCCCCGGGCTTACTGTTTCTGATCTTGTAAATTCTTATATAGAAGCCATTGCTGCAAAAAAATGTCTGTCCCGGTTGGGCGCAGAGCATCAGAACATCATCTTTAATGCGTATGCAGGCTTTGATGTGGATGCGTTTGGCGCCATCAGTGGCACGTTATGTGCCGGTGGTCTTATGGTGCTGTTAACACCGGCGCTGGATCAATGGCAGTATTTCCATGATCCTGAACATCACCGAATGCAGGTTTACCCGCAACAATTTGAGGATGTCTCCGGACGATATTTGCAGCGTTTGTCTCAAATAATTAAAACCTCTGATCTGCTCTCTCTCATCACTGAGAGTGGGGAATTACGGATTCAATGGGTTAATAGTCATCCTGAGAAAGACACACTTGCCGAACAGGGCGAGATGGTAACCGCTCCCTGTAAAACCCGATCACAGATGCGTGCGGTTCAGGCCATTCACAAAGTGTTTCGTGGGCACCGTCGCCGTCCGCTGGTTCTGACGGCTGATCGAGGGCGGGGCAAAAGTGCATCCCTCGGTATTGCCGCAGCACAGCTGTTGCTGGAAGGTGCTGATCAGATAACCATAACTGCACCTTCAAGAAACACAGCAGATGTGTTCTTTCAACATGCCGGTAAAGTGCTGGGTGAGTGTCATGCAGCACTTTTAAACAGACTTCATTTTATTGCTCCGGATGATCTGGTACAGACACTGCCTGCAACGCAGTTGTTGCTGGTTGATGAGGCGGCAGCCATTCCAACCCCCGTACTTGAAAAAATGCTGACTCACTACAGCCGAATTGTCTATGCCACCACTATCCATGGCTATGAAGGAACCGGACGGGGCTTTGCCATACGCTTCACAAAGGTGCTTGATAGCAAAACACCTCAGTGGCATGAGCTGAGAATGATAGAGCCGGTTCGCTGGCAGCCGGAAGATCCACTGGAGCGCTTTGTATTCAGGGCGTTGCTGCTCAATGCCGTGCCAGCTGTTATTGATCAGCCCGAAAATATCAGTCCGGAGCAGTGTATTTTCCGGCAGATTTCATCTGAAGAACTGGTTTCGAATGAGGACCTGTTAGCTCAGATGTTTGGTCTGCTGGTACTGGCTCATTACCAGACACGACCATTTGATCTTCGTCACCTGCTGGATGGTGGGAATATGGAAATCTACGGTCTTTTTGCTCGACAGAAACGGTTAGTTGCCGTGCTTCTGGCTGCCAGGGAAGGGGAGATTGAGTCTGCACTGATTGATGATATCTGGATGGGCAGGCGCCGGGTCCGGGGTCATTTGCTGCCGCAATCACTGAGTAATCACCTGGGCTTACCGGAAGCTATCTTCCTGAAAGGACTCCGGATCATCAGAATCGCTGTGCATCCGGATTGTCAGAGAAAAGGGTTGGGTAGAGCGGTGCTGGATAAACTCCAACAGGATGCCGCCGTTAAAAATATTGACTACCTGGGCACTGTGTTTGGTGCTACTGATGACCTTCTGCAGTTCTGGGACGATTCCTCCTATGTGCCTGTGCGGGTTGGTTTGTCCAGAGACGCTGCCAGTGGCACCCATGCTGCCATGATGCTCAAACCGTTATCACTCCCTGCGCAACATCTGATTCATAAGGCTCATAAGAAATGCTTATTTCAGCTTCAATGGCTATTGATGGATGAACTCAGAGACCTGGATGTTGAGGTGGTTGCCACACTTCTTGCCATCATGGCGCCAATAATTCGGGCCAGTGATTATTATGCGTTATCTTGTGATGATCAGCGCGAACTGGTTTCTTTCACTGAGGGGAGGAGACAGTACGAAAATTGCGTTGATGTCATCAAAAGAGTGACCTTTCGAATACTTGGGGTTGGTGATATAAATACTGCGGATGTAAGGCTTCTTGTCAGTCGTGTGATTCAAAATCACTCCTGGCATCAAGTGGCCGCTGCCTGTAATGTTTCAGGAGAAAAGCAGGCCCGGCAACGTCTGAGAGAGCTGATTGCTGTCAAAAGCAGGCTGCACTTGTCAGGCTGTTAGTATTATAGTGTCTACATTAATACCCATTTGGCCGATGTTGATCTGAACCATTTGGGTGTTTTTCCGTGAACCTGATGGAGCATGAATAATGGATCGGTTTACTGTGTTTGGCCGTCCTGGCTGTGGATTCTGTGTACGTGCCAAACAGCTGCTGGAGATGAAAGGCTTGCCTTTCAAATACGTTGATATCTACGAAGAGGGGATCAGTAAGGCTGACCTGTCCAAGACTGTTGGTAAGGAAGTTCAGACGGTTCCCCAGATTTTTCATGGTCAGCACTACGTTGGCGGTTGTACGGATCTGGAAGCTTATCTCAAGGAAAAAGAGGCCTGAGCGTCATGCATAACGGTAGATCCTTGAATGGGGATTGTCGTTAATTTTAACCAGACGGGCATCGCTGCGCTGCAGCCTTTCCTGTCTGGCAGATGGGTCATAGGGACGTATCCGGTTAAACTCCGGTAACGGCTCCCCGCGCTTTAGTTGAATAAACAGCGGCAGTGGCGAGTTGATCTGGGCGGGATACTGTTTTTTCAGTGCCGGGTCAGTCTGCCTGAGCGCCTGAATATCCTTTGGCCAGGTGATATTGGCCCTCAGGTGAGGAGCCAGTATACGCTTGATTACCACCACTTCTTCGGCCGGCATTTTCTCCAGCAGGCAAATATCTTCATTAACAGCGACGGAGGCCATGTATTTCTTCCTGAAATGGTCAATCGCATCTTCGGCGGTCAGCCTGACCGTGCCGCTGTGACTTGCCGCCCAGCTGAAACCAACCCGCCTGGGAGGCTCTGGAAAGAGCTTGAGCTGTCGGTAACATTGCACGAAATGCAGATGCTTGATCTGAAGTCCCCCCAGTAAACCATCCCGCAAATCATCAGACGCCTGTTCAATTGCCTCTATGCTGTCACCAAATAGCTTGCGAAAATTGGCTATTGCGTTTTTAAACTGATCACGACAGAGGTTCAGTGCTTCACCGAGTTGTAAGGTGTGCTCAGAAACGCCTACTAATCCGGTTAAACGGGCAGTTTCCTGCTTGTTCTGCTCTTCGATATAGGTCAGTCGAGTGGTAATACCCGCTGCTACAGCGCGTTGGTTTTCAGATTCGGATTCCGTTTCCATGATCCAGATGGGTAAGCCATGGTCAGATTCAATGGCTTCCCGAAAGGTGCGATTCAGTTCTACCAGCTGAATAAGAGCATCCCTTACGGCGATTCGTGCAGCGGTTTCTTTACTCATAACGTGCTCATAAAAAAGTCATCTGACGGGTTTTCAGGGAGTTCAGGGAGTTCAGGGAGAAAGGCGGTCGATTTGCCAATCACTGTCCTTATCTGCCGACAACCGGGTGTATTGAAAGCGATCGTGCAGGCGGTTTGGGCGGCCTTGCCAGAATTCAATGCTCTTTGGCACTACGCGATAGCCGCCCCAGAAATCGGGCAGAGGCACTTTTCCTTCCTTGAATTTGCGTTTCATCTCTTCGAGTTTTAATTCCAGAACCTTGCGGCCGGTAATGACAGAGCTTTGCTGTGATACCCAGGCACCGAGCTGGCTGCCATGAGGGCGGCTGATAAAGTACCGCAGTGATTCAGACGTTGAAATTTTTTCTGCCTTACCCTGGATGACGACCTGTCGTTCAAGGGCAACCCAGGGAAACATAATGGCAACGTGGGGATTGCTGGTAATGTCTCTGGCTTTATTACTGCTGTAATTGGTGAAAAAGACAAAGCCAGACGGGTCGAAATACTTGAGGAGTACCGTCCTCAGGGCTGGAACACCCGATGACGAAACAGTAGCAAGACTCATCGCATTGGGTTCGGCAAGCTGAGCATGCTGGGCCTGCTCAAACCAGAGCTCAAACTGGTCAAATGGACTTGCTCTCAGGTTGTCCCGGCTGAGCCCTGCCTGAGTATACTCTTCTCTTAAATAGCTGATATCCATGACGGTTCTGTACTAGCAAATAATTTCTTATTTTAACTGCGTCACTGCATTCTTTACAGTGTTCAGCCACTTATAATATCACCGTCAAGAATTTCCTGATCAGGTTGCGTTGGAAAAACCAGAACTGGTGAGATAACCCATACCAGCTTCCTTACCCAGCTTCTTTACACGGCATATGTCCGGTGATTTAACCGATCGATCCCTTTCGATGAGATGGCTCCAGGTTAATTGCTGGACTGCTACCCTGGAAGTATTGATGGATCCATATGATGTAGCAGCCCAACATTATGATGGTGCATTTTTCTTCATTTGCTTATTGAACAATTTCTGCCAGTTTTTAAGGTCCGCTGGGTTGTTGCTATCGTCCTTATGATGATTGGTTAGCAGGATCTGACCAACTCGTTAATGCCTTAGAATTCCATTAAAATTCTGGCAGCTGTTATGAGTTCAAAAAAACGACACAATCTGGGTTTTCTCTTGCCTTCTATCGATAGTTCGAAAGTTCGCTTACTATCTTTAGCTATCTGATCGAAGCAGCGGACTTTAAGGTAATTCTTGATGATTCTGCTATAACTGACTGTCGGCAATTAATTGAATAACTAAGGATTCAGTGTTTATTTAATGGTCGTACGGTTAACTGGAGATTTTTTTCAATGTTTGATGATTATTCTGTTAATTTAATGGTCAGTTCAATCGCTGAATTAATTTATTTTGAAAAACAAATAATATTCAAGTTATCCGGTTTCCGAAATCATTTACTAATTAATGGTCGTTTTCGAACAAACAGCTGGAAGGTTAAGTTATGAATATAAAAATTGAAGGCAATGTAATAGTTGTGAATAATGCCAATTCAGTTGTTCCACCTGAGCTGGAGTTTGATGACAACCGTGCAGATAAAATCAGCAGTTTTGATTCCCGGCGAGTGAACAATAAGCAAAAAACAGAAGCATTGTTTTCCTCGCCAGACAGTAAAATTAAAACCACCGGTTTTAATCAAGTTACAACACCTGCTCAGACCTCAGTCATTACAAAATCGGTGGGCTCACATTCAATTAAAACAACCGATTCATTGAATTCAATCCAGGCGGCTGGCAGTAATTCAGTGTTAGTGAAGCAACCCACCTCTGCCAATCCGGCCAATATCCAGTCAGTCTCAGTCATTACCTCAAGTGCAGCGCATGGTTTGAACGCCGCTATAACATCCACTCATCAGCCATCTGCTGGCAGTACACTCAGTACTATACAAGGCTCTGCATCTCATCACATAAGCACCCCTTTATATCAAAGTGACAGCACTTCAGGCTCAGCGGGTGAATCAAGTACGACTAATGCGACCCGATCTCAGCCACAAACCTATAACGCCCCAAATACAACAAAAAATTCTCTATCTTCTGACGCAAAAAGCAATCTGTCCTCCATTACCCGTTCATCAAGCTCGATGCATGAATCGAGTGTTGTCAATTCAACCAGTTCTCAATCGCACAATTCCAGTTCATTAAGTACAAGAAGTACAAGACAAGGGGCTAACTTTACTGACACAACAAAGTCTCTGACTCACACCGACAGCATATCTGATTCAGTAAAGGATTCGCCCTCTACCAATATGACGGATTCCCGGTCTCTTTCCACCAGCACCAGCACCAGCACCAGCACCGAGCTGAGAGGGTCAACAACCAGCGCAATACCGCTAACACCGCTAACAACGGCATTGAGGAACCAGACGCAATGGCTGACGGACAGTGTGGTCGCCGGGTACTCATCTGGTGTGACGGTTGATATGACCTCCACCCATTCGACTATGGCATCGTCCAGTGCAGTGATGGCCAATGCCACCAGCCCCGCCATGCTGAAGCAAGAATTAATCACCATACTGCACGACATAGGCAGCACGACTAATACCGGTATGCTGAAAAAGGACTTGCAGGCCTTTGCAAAACTGTATCCAGCCGAGGATGTGTCAGAATTAAAATCATTTGTTGATTCAAGTGTTCAGGCTTTTGAGGCGTTTATGCTGTTGGACGGCATCTCTGCTTTCGTCAGGACGATTAACGGTACTTTCCCTCAAGTTGCTCAACAGTATGAGCACATCCTGAACGAGGGAGTGAACGACATGATTGAGCAGTTCAATACCACCAGAACCTCTGCAGCAACCTCTACACCAACCTCTACACCAACCGCTACACCAACCTCTGAACCGACAAAAGCTCCCAACCATGATCGATCAAAAAGAATGATCATTCCGAAGTCGGAATTTTTTGAGAAGATTATCAATCTGATAATGATGCAACATTTTTTCAAGCAAGAAGATTCGACCCCGCAGTTTTTGGATTTTTTAAAGGGCGTTTCACAAATGCGTAATGATTTTGTTATCGCTCTACAACGTAATCTTGCAACAACCAGAGATGTGCAGGACCTTGTCCGGCAAATCAGTGAATCACAGCGAATAACCAGCTTTTTACAGCACTATAACCAGATGATACCCGAGTTGATAAGACAGGAAGACTTTGTTGCTCTTGGACGACTGGCCTATAAAATTAACGTACTTGCTTATGTTAATATTGCTGAGATACCTCCGTTTCCAGAAGCAAACATGATGGAAGCTTTCAAACTCATGGTTGATTCAATTTTGCATGAAATTGATCGACTGTCGGTTTTGCCTGGAAGTCAACCATTTTTTTTTGCACTTTTATATCAAACTATGACTTTTGGTTTGGCATGGAATCCAATGCAAATACTGAGGCAATCTATTCCGTTGCCGGAAGGAGTTTGTCTGGGAAGTACGATTTCACTCAGCGTTGCCACTTATTACGGTACCACAATCACCAAAGCCATTAAAAATCTGGTTGATTCAATTTTTTTGGGTACTGGATATGCTAATTTGCCTTATATGGCCAATGAGATAGTACAGATAATTACGGCCAGAAGAACTCCCAAGGAGTCTCGTTTTAATCGGCTCCTTAAGCAAATTAAGGTCAATAGCCATTACAATGATAAAATTTTCGATGTTTTG is a window encoding:
- a CDS encoding peptidylprolyl isomerase, whose amino-acid sequence is MRRMRNWLFVGTTLFLTTLAYGAATESPEAANKKMDALKVVLETNKGDIVLMLTPEEAPVTVNNFIEYVESGFYNGLVFHRVINNFMIQGGGFTADMSQRATRAPIKNESLLNQRLENRRGSIAMARTQIVDSATSQFFINLKDNEFLNGKPYKAGYAVFGHVVKGMEVVDTIAGVKTGYRGPHGDVPVDSVIINKAYVVKEGESSAKTEPVAS
- a CDS encoding tRNA(Met) cytidine acetyltransferase TmcA, which produces MSQQTISSTGELVRSLKSAARLSGHRRLLVCAGSADWCETQVVEMVHALTGESVLLIGEDFPGLTVSDLVNSYIEAIAAKKCLSRLGAEHQNIIFNAYAGFDVDAFGAISGTLCAGGLMVLLTPALDQWQYFHDPEHHRMQVYPQQFEDVSGRYLQRLSQIIKTSDLLSLITESGELRIQWVNSHPEKDTLAEQGEMVTAPCKTRSQMRAVQAIHKVFRGHRRRPLVLTADRGRGKSASLGIAAAQLLLEGADQITITAPSRNTADVFFQHAGKVLGECHAALLNRLHFIAPDDLVQTLPATQLLLVDEAAAIPTPVLEKMLTHYSRIVYATTIHGYEGTGRGFAIRFTKVLDSKTPQWHELRMIEPVRWQPEDPLERFVFRALLLNAVPAVIDQPENISPEQCIFRQISSEELVSNEDLLAQMFGLLVLAHYQTRPFDLRHLLDGGNMEIYGLFARQKRLVAVLLAAREGEIESALIDDIWMGRRRVRGHLLPQSLSNHLGLPEAIFLKGLRIIRIAVHPDCQRKGLGRAVLDKLQQDAAVKNIDYLGTVFGATDDLLQFWDDSSYVPVRVGLSRDAASGTHAAMMLKPLSLPAQHLIHKAHKKCLFQLQWLLMDELRDLDVEVVATLLAIMAPIIRASDYYALSCDDQRELVSFTEGRRQYENCVDVIKRVTFRILGVGDINTADVRLLVSRVIQNHSWHQVAAACNVSGEKQARQRLRELIAVKSRLHLSGC
- a CDS encoding GrxA family glutaredoxin, with the translated sequence MDRFTVFGRPGCGFCVRAKQLLEMKGLPFKYVDIYEEGISKADLSKTVGKEVQTVPQIFHGQHYVGGCTDLEAYLKEKEA
- a CDS encoding DNA replication terminus site-binding protein — translated: MSKETAARIAVRDALIQLVELNRTFREAIESDHGLPIWIMETESESENQRAVAAGITTRLTYIEEQNKQETARLTGLVGVSEHTLQLGEALNLCRDQFKNAIANFRKLFGDSIEAIEQASDDLRDGLLGGLQIKHLHFVQCYRQLKLFPEPPRRVGFSWAASHSGTVRLTAEDAIDHFRKKYMASVAVNEDICLLEKMPAEEVVVIKRILAPHLRANITWPKDIQALRQTDPALKKQYPAQINSPLPLFIQLKRGEPLPEFNRIRPYDPSARQERLQRSDARLVKINDNPHSRIYRYA
- the pdxH gene encoding pyridoxamine 5'-phosphate oxidase — its product is MDISYLREEYTQAGLSRDNLRASPFDQFELWFEQAQHAQLAEPNAMSLATVSSSGVPALRTVLLKYFDPSGFVFFTNYSSNKARDITSNPHVAIMFPWVALERQVVIQGKAEKISTSESLRYFISRPHGSQLGAWVSQQSSVITGRKVLELKLEEMKRKFKEGKVPLPDFWGGYRVVPKSIEFWQGRPNRLHDRFQYTRLSADKDSDWQIDRLSP